One stretch of Ipomoea triloba cultivar NCNSP0323 chromosome 8, ASM357664v1 DNA includes these proteins:
- the LOC116027529 gene encoding uncharacterized protein LOC116027529, whose translation MSRAKTAASLKIVICNDFDESTCTNLTENVVYDEIINMEGLVLIPDVTTELPRWRCKVVVVQKLNTQESRRTPXTFAVNQGVQLELQLRQGKFPIILAEGLNVNAFQGLSLSTLYNTSIEVDPVGHVAKVLNDWKDKNSELIYKEIVDKTYLDSLLTLADPIRQRKTCLSSLETEFEQKPIAWVRGKIRLLKRDGFDYYVGCNYCNKIVHSIEGLQLHCMNCGQTDGITVRRYKVDIEIFDNVGSVRATMFNHEVHHLLLLTSSNIPTCENDGAMLQQTLDNLGLMFALKKNTIFSEQRTKYTVACLCNDVQLDLGESNDGLFRQSLMLGNPTKRRLDFSQLSGDSVDDSQASSPPNDKGKKPKIG comes from the exons ATGTCTCGTGCAAAGACTGCAGCTTCTTTGAAAATCGTAATATGCAACGATTTTGATGAATCGACATGCACAAATCTTACAGAAAATGTTGTTTACGATGAAATCATCAA CATGGAGGGACTAGTGTTGATACCTGATGTTACTACTGAGTTACCACGATGGCGGTGCAAAGTTGTAGTGGTACAAAAACTTAATACACAAGAATCAAGGAGAACACCANGAACGTTTGCTGTAAACCAAGGGGTTCAACTTGAATTACAACTTCGGCAAGGGAAATTCCCCATTATACTTGCTGAAGGATTGAACGTTAATGCATTCCAAG ggTTGTCACTGAGTACACTATATAACACATCAATTGAAGTTGATCCTGTTGGCCACGTTGCAAAAGTCCTTAATGATTG GAAGGACAAAAACTCTGAACTCATCTACAAGGAAATTGTAGATAAGACTTACCTTGATTCATTGCTTACATTGGCAGACCCTATAAGGCAACGAAAAACATGCCTTTCATCTCTTGAAACTGAATTTGAACAA AAACCAATTGCATGGGTGAGAGGCAAAATTAGATTGCTTAAGCGTGATGGTTTCGACTACTACGTTGGTTGCAATTACTGCAACAAAATAGTCCACTCAATTGAAGGCTTACAACTCCACTGCATGAACTGTGGACAAACTGATGGCATCACTGTCAGAag GTATAAGGTAGACATAGAAATATTTGATAACGTTGGAAGTGTACGCGCAACAATGTTTAATCATGAGGTGCACCACCTATTGTTACTGACGTCGTCCAACATACCTACCTGTGAAAATGATGGTGCTATGCTCCAACAAACACTTGATAATCTTGGGCTTATGTTTGCTCTCAAGAAAAACACCATATTCAGTGAACAAAGAACAAAGTATACAGTAGCGTGTCTGTGCAACGATGTTCAGCTAGACTTAGGTGAATCAAATGATGGTTTGTTTAGGCAATCGTTGATGCTAGGAAATCCCACGAAAAGAAGGCTTGATTTTAGCCAATTATCGGGAGATAGTGTAGACGATTCGCAAGCAAGCAGTCCACCAAATGATAAAGGGAAAAAGCCTAAAATTGGTTGA